One window of Novosphingobium sp. P6W genomic DNA carries:
- a CDS encoding AMP-binding protein, producing the protein MKSLLDVLRAHTAVMPAAIALDPVTAPPVTWQGLAERVQNSAAQLRGERGAARFPHVLRLDHGVEEAVMELALLEADIPVLSLPTFFTDEQVFHASSACGATGVSPGAPQPAPSLLPLGTARVTFTSGSTGTPKGVCLSAGHMLGVARAVVDTLGAAHAGRHCALLPPGILLETVAGFFATMLAGGTYVCPPQSKVGLANPFRPDFQTMARNLSAWRITSLILVPEYLTGLVTALEQTGLRLPELTVVAVGGARVPVELLARARALGLPMRQGYGLTECASVFSLERHDEDAPGSVGRLLGHIRASIAPDGEIMLEGEMFLGTIGVPRAPGPLATGDIGRIDRAGRLWVEGRKSAMIVSSFGRNVAPEWVEAALLAQPAIAQALVHGDGLPTPEALLVPAGAHADLAAAVDAVNRTLPAYARVAAWREVSPFTPANGHLTGNGRLRRNAIAATWLDGAPAFFDELEAATLRHRIGFLAIPQVRAGLAGTISRHAYVDYLGQAYHHVRHTVPLMRSARARLLSRPELVAALDGYIEEETGHEEWILADIAAAGGDADAVRISTPYQTTQTMVDHAYHRIETGNAASFFGMVYVLESVSVALAQRGASAVAANLGLPPEAFTYLTSHGALDQEHMTFFAQLVNGLSGPQDHQAITEMACEMFALFGGVFASISLEDSDVLA; encoded by the coding sequence ATGAAAAGTCTACTCGATGTGCTGCGCGCGCACACCGCTGTTATGCCCGCCGCCATAGCGCTCGATCCCGTCACTGCGCCGCCGGTGACGTGGCAGGGACTAGCTGAGCGGGTTCAGAACTCAGCCGCCCAGCTGCGCGGCGAGCGCGGCGCGGCCCGGTTTCCGCATGTTCTGCGCCTGGACCACGGGGTTGAGGAAGCGGTGATGGAGCTAGCCCTGCTCGAAGCGGACATTCCGGTCCTTTCCTTGCCCACATTCTTCACCGACGAGCAGGTCTTTCATGCAAGTTCCGCCTGCGGAGCGACCGGCGTATCGCCCGGCGCCCCGCAGCCCGCGCCGTCCCTTTTGCCCCTGGGGACGGCGCGGGTAACTTTCACCTCCGGTTCGACCGGGACGCCCAAGGGTGTCTGCCTTTCTGCCGGGCACATGCTCGGCGTGGCGCGGGCGGTGGTCGATACGCTGGGTGCAGCACATGCCGGGCGGCACTGTGCCCTGTTGCCGCCGGGCATCCTGCTGGAAACCGTCGCCGGGTTCTTCGCAACTATGCTCGCCGGCGGCACCTACGTCTGTCCGCCGCAATCCAAAGTCGGGCTGGCGAACCCGTTCCGCCCCGATTTCCAGACCATGGCCCGGAATCTTTCCGCCTGGCGCATCACCTCGCTGATCCTTGTACCGGAATATCTCACCGGGCTTGTCACCGCGCTGGAGCAGACGGGGCTGCGACTGCCTGAACTGACCGTCGTGGCCGTAGGCGGTGCCAGGGTGCCGGTGGAACTGCTGGCGCGGGCCCGGGCACTCGGCCTGCCGATGCGGCAGGGTTACGGGTTGACCGAATGCGCCTCAGTCTTCTCGCTGGAAAGGCACGACGAGGACGCGCCTGGATCGGTAGGCCGCCTGCTGGGCCATATCCGCGCGTCTATCGCGCCGGACGGAGAGATCATGCTGGAGGGCGAAATGTTCCTCGGCACGATCGGTGTGCCCCGCGCTCCGGGTCCACTGGCGACCGGCGACATTGGCAGGATCGACCGGGCCGGCCGGCTTTGGGTGGAAGGCCGCAAGTCTGCGATGATCGTTAGTAGCTTCGGGAGAAATGTTGCGCCCGAATGGGTGGAGGCGGCGTTGCTGGCCCAGCCCGCCATCGCCCAGGCCCTGGTCCACGGGGACGGCCTGCCTACGCCCGAAGCCTTGCTGGTGCCTGCTGGCGCCCACGCCGACCTCGCTGCCGCCGTGGACGCCGTTAACCGGACACTGCCCGCCTATGCGCGCGTTGCCGCATGGCGCGAAGTCTCGCCCTTCACGCCCGCCAACGGACACCTTACCGGCAACGGCCGCCTGCGCCGCAACGCCATCGCCGCGACCTGGCTGGACGGCGCGCCTGCTTTCTTCGACGAACTTGAAGCGGCAACCCTGCGCCATCGCATCGGCTTCCTCGCGATCCCGCAAGTGCGCGCCGGACTGGCCGGCACGATCTCGCGGCATGCCTATGTCGACTACCTAGGGCAAGCGTATCATCACGTCCGCCACACCGTCCCGCTGATGCGCTCAGCGCGTGCGCGGCTCCTTAGCCGGCCCGAACTGGTCGCCGCGCTGGACGGCTATATCGAGGAAGAAACCGGCCACGAGGAATGGATTCTTGCTGACATTGCCGCAGCCGGAGGAGATGCCGATGCGGTGCGCATCAGTACGCCCTATCAGACAACGCAGACCATGGTGGACCACGCTTATCACCGCATCGAGACGGGGAATGCCGCCTCCTTCTTCGGCATGGTCTATGTGCTTGAAAGCGTCAGTGTCGCGCTCGCGCAGCGCGGGGCCAGCGCCGTGGCCGCCAACCTTGGCCTGCCCCCCGAAGCCTTCACCTACCTGACCTCGCATGGTGCCCTCGACCAGGAACACATGACCTTTTTCGCGCAGCTGGTGAACGGCCTTTCTGGTCCACAAGACCATCAGGCGATCACCGAAATGGCCTGCGAGATGTTCGCGCTGTTCGGCGGTGTCTTCGCCTCGATTTCATTGGAGGATTCCGATGTCCTCGCTTGA
- a CDS encoding thermostable hemolysin codes for MLGPARAEQADEHAAWGRYYESDPQVCAGFIAQGQDAIARFLARREGIAA; via the coding sequence GTGCTGGGTCCGGCGCGGGCCGAACAGGCCGATGAACACGCGGCATGGGGACGGTATTACGAAAGCGACCCACAGGTCTGTGCCGGCTTCATCGCCCAGGGCCAAGACGCGATCGCGCGGTTTCTGGCGCGCCGCGAAGGGATCGCGGCATGA